Proteins encoded together in one Miscanthus floridulus cultivar M001 chromosome 16, ASM1932011v1, whole genome shotgun sequence window:
- the LOC136513590 gene encoding hexokinase-5-like: protein MGKAVVVGTAVVVCAAVGVAVVLARRRRKRDADFLGSAEAERKRRAAAVVEEVESSLATPTALLRSIADAMVTEMERGLRGDIHAQLKMLISYVDNLPTGDEHGLFYALDLGGTNFRVLRVQLGGREKRVVKQQYEEVSIPPHLMVGTSMELFDFIAAALAKFVDTEGEDFHLPEGRQRELGFTFSFPVNQTSISSGTLIKWTKGFSINGTVGEDVVSELSRAMERQGLDMKVTALVNDTVGTLAGGRYMDNDVVAAVILGTGTNAAYVEHANAIPKWTGLLPKSGNMVINTEWGSFKSDKLPLSEYDKAMDFESLNPGEQIYEKMISGMYLGEIVRRILLKLAHEASLFGDVVPPKLEQPFILRTPDMSAMHHDSSHDLKTLGAKLKDIVGVADTSLEVRYITRHICDLVAERGARLAAAGIYSILKKIGRDKVPNSGGKMPRTVVALDGGLYEHYKKFSSCVEATLTDLLGEEASSSVVAKLANDGSGIGAALLAASHSHYGESH from the exons ATGGGGAAGGCCGTGGTGGTGGGCACGGCGGTGGTGGTGTGCGCGGCGGTCGGGGTGGCCGTGGTGCTGGCGCGCCGCCGGCGGAAGCGAGATGCCGATTTCCTGGGATCCGCGGAGGCCGAGAGGAAGAGGCGCGCGGCCGCCGTGGTCGAGGAGGTCGAGAGCAGCCTCGCCACGCCCACGGCGCTGCTGCGGAGCATCGCGGACGCCATGGTCACCGAGATGGAGCGCGGCCTGCGCGGGGACATCCACGCGCAGCTCAAGATGCTCATTAGCTACGTCGACAACCTCCCCACCGG AGATGAACATGGGCTGTTTTATGCACTGGATCTTGGAGGTACCAACTTCCGTGTGCTGCGAGTCCAACTAGGAGGAAGGGAGAAACGTGTTGTTAAACAACAGTATGAGGAGGTTTCCATTCCACCGCATTTGATGGTTGGGACTTCCATG GAACTATTTGATTTCATTGCTGCTGCATTGGCTAAATTTGTTGATACTGAAGGTGAAGATTTCCACCTCCCAGAGGGTAGGCAGAGAGAACTTGGTTTCACTTTTTCCTTCCCAGTGAACCAAACATCAATATCATCAGGAACACTCATCAAGTGGACAAAGGGCTTTTCCATCAATGGCACG GTTGGTGAAGATGTTGTTTCTGAGTTGAGCAGGGCCATGGAGAGGCAGGGGCTAGATATGAAAGTTACGGCGTTG GTCAATGATACGGTCGGCACATTGGCTGGTGGGAGATATATGGATAACGATGTAGTTGCAGCCGTAATATTGGGCACTGGTACAAATGCAGCATATGTGGAGCATGCAAATGCAATTCCTAAATGGACTGGGTTACTGCCTAAATCTGGAAACATG GTAATTAATACAGAATGGGGGAGCTTCAAATCCGACAAGCTTCCTCTTTCAGAATACGACAAAGCCATGGACTTTGAAAGTTTGAACCCTGGAGAGCAG ATATACGAAAAAATGATTTCTGGCATGTATCTGGGAGAGATTGTGCGAAGAATTTTACTGAAGTTGGCACATGAGGCTTCTCTATTTGGGGATGTTGTTCCACCTAAGCTGGAGCAGCCATTTATATTGAG GACGCCAGATATGTCAGCCATGCATCATGACTCCTCACATGACCTCAAAACTCTTGGAGCTAAACTGAAGGATATAGTTGGG GTCGCAGATACTTCCCTGGAAGTAAGATACATTACTCGTCACATCTGCGACCTTGTTGCAGAGCGTGGAGCACGCTTGGCCGCTGCAGGTATATATAGCATCCTGAAGAAGATAGGCCGGGACAAAGTACCAAACAGTGGCGGTAAAATGCCAAGGACTGTAGTTGCCTTGGATGGTGGGCTCTATGAACATTACAAGAAGTTCAGCAGTTGCGTAGAAGCAACTCTTACCGACTTGCTCGGAGAAGAGGCCTCTTCCTCCGTGGTTGCCAAGCTGGCCAACGATGGCTCTGGCATTGGAGCTGCTCTTCTTGCAGCCTCACACTCCCATTATGGGGAGAGTCACTAG
- the LOC136513226 gene encoding auxin-responsive protein IAA18-like isoform X1, with the protein MEESSGERAPSTPQLLNLIRDEREWKVIREAEDGGGSSTTTSPDAEEDDSKLELKLGLPGAQDDERTARPGEEMEQQQESCTALSLGSGCFPSHSKLATSSGATTTGAKRGFLATAGAKAEGCKQRQEDREGCGNELLTLGGENMARERKKGCCPPSSSHGSAAAGPVHSSSSSNPHLTRGAVLPVVGWPPVRSFRRNLTNASSFKQSPGQQNDEACDKAKQTCKRSPLIKINMDGIPIGRKINLSAYDNYQKLSSAVEDLFCGFLEAQKDLACSGVGKQGAEEKIFSGLLDGTGEYTLICEDSEGDRTLVGDLPWNVFVSTTKRLRVTKSSELPHGLIKTVSERTDN; encoded by the exons ATGGAGGAAAGCTCCGGAGAGAGAGCTCCTTCCACTCCGCAGCTGCTAAACCTCATCCGAGACGAGAGAGAATGGAAGGTGATCAGAGAGGCGGAAGATGGAGGGGGCTCATCAACAACCACAAGCCCTGATGCCGAGGAGGACGACTCCAAGCTTGAGCTGAAGCTTGGCCTCCCTGGTGCCCAAGATGATGAGAGAACGGCGCGGCCAGGAGAGGAGatgg AACAACAACAGGAGAGCTGCACGGCACTCTCCCTTGGTTCTGGTTGCTTCCCATCACATTCCAAGCTCGCCACCAGCAGTGGTGCTACTACCACCGGGGCAAAGAGAGGGTTCTTGGCAACCGCTGGTGCCAAAGCAGAAG GTTGTAAGCAGAGGCAGGAGGACAGGGAAGGGTGTGGGAATGAGTTATTAACATTGGGAGGTGAAAACATGGCACGTGAGAGGAAGAAAGGGTGCTGTCCCCCATCGTCGTCGCATGGCTCGGCTGCCGCTGGGCctgtgcacagcagcagcagcagcaaccccCACTTGACGAG agGCGCTGTTCTTCCAGTGGTTGGTTGGCCTCCAGTACGGTCCTTCAGGAGAAACCTCACAAATGCCAGCTCATTTAAGCAATCCCCTGGGCAACAAAACGATGAAGCTTGTGACAAGGCGAAGCAAACTTGCAAGAGAAGCCCACTTATCAAAATAAACATGGACGGCATCCCCATTGGAAGGAAAATAAACCTCTCAGCATACGACAACTATCAGAAGCTTTCATCTGCCGTTGAAGATTTGTTTTGTGGCTTTCTTGAAG CCCAGAAGGATCTAGCCTGTTCTGGAGTTGGAAAGCAAGGAGCAGAAGAGAAAATATTTTCAGGGTTATTGGATGGAACTGGTGAATACACTTTAATTTGTGAAGACAGTGAAGGAGACAGGACACTAGTTGGCGACCTACCATGGAA TGTATTTGTTTCTACGACTAAGAGGCTGAGGGTTACGAAAAGCTCTGAACTTCCTCATGGCCTG ATTAAAACTGTCTCTGAGAGGACTGATAACTGA
- the LOC136513226 gene encoding auxin-responsive protein IAA18-like isoform X2, translating into MEQQQESCTALSLGSGCFPSHSKLATSSGATTTGAKRGFLATAGAKAEGCKQRQEDREGCGNELLTLGGENMARERKKGCCPPSSSHGSAAAGPVHSSSSSNPHLTRGAVLPVVGWPPVRSFRRNLTNASSFKQSPGQQNDEACDKAKQTCKRSPLIKINMDGIPIGRKINLSAYDNYQKLSSAVEDLFCGFLEDYESGSAAQKDLACSGVGKQGAEEKIFSGLLDGTGEYTLICEDSEGDRTLVGDLPWNVFVSTTKRLRVTKSSELPHGLIKTVSERTDN; encoded by the exons ATGGAACAACAACAGGAGAGCTGCACGGCACTCTCCCTTGGTTCTGGTTGCTTCCCATCACATTCCAAGCTCGCCACCAGCAGTGGTGCTACTACCACCGGGGCAAAGAGAGGGTTCTTGGCAACCGCTGGTGCCAAAGCAGAAG GTTGTAAGCAGAGGCAGGAGGACAGGGAAGGGTGTGGGAATGAGTTATTAACATTGGGAGGTGAAAACATGGCACGTGAGAGGAAGAAAGGGTGCTGTCCCCCATCGTCGTCGCATGGCTCGGCTGCCGCTGGGCctgtgcacagcagcagcagcagcaaccccCACTTGACGAG agGCGCTGTTCTTCCAGTGGTTGGTTGGCCTCCAGTACGGTCCTTCAGGAGAAACCTCACAAATGCCAGCTCATTTAAGCAATCCCCTGGGCAACAAAACGATGAAGCTTGTGACAAGGCGAAGCAAACTTGCAAGAGAAGCCCACTTATCAAAATAAACATGGACGGCATCCCCATTGGAAGGAAAATAAACCTCTCAGCATACGACAACTATCAGAAGCTTTCATCTGCCGTTGAAGATTTGTTTTGTGGCTTTCTTGAAG ATTATGAATCTGGTTCAGCAGCCCAGAAGGATCTAGCCTGTTCTGGAGTTGGAAAGCAAGGAGCAGAAGAGAAAATATTTTCAGGGTTATTGGATGGAACTGGTGAATACACTTTAATTTGTGAAGACAGTGAAGGAGACAGGACACTAGTTGGCGACCTACCATGGAA TGTATTTGTTTCTACGACTAAGAGGCTGAGGGTTACGAAAAGCTCTGAACTTCCTCATGGCCTG ATTAAAACTGTCTCTGAGAGGACTGATAACTGA